In Mycteria americana isolate JAX WOST 10 ecotype Jacksonville Zoo and Gardens chromosome 4, USCA_MyAme_1.0, whole genome shotgun sequence, the genomic stretch CTTTTTCCCCAGGAAACATGCCATTATCCAGGACAGGATTTCACGCCAACGACCATGGCTTCCTGCCCTCTGGAGCAAGGCAGTGTCACGCATgtccagcccagcctgggagcGCTGCTGCCCCCGGTAAAGGAAGGCCACAGGGGCATTGCCACACAGGGCAGGCTatggctgggaaggaggtggcagtgctgtggctgctggctgTATTGGGCTGGGGGTCCGCGGGAAAGGTGTTGGTCTGGCCAGCTGACAACAGCCACTGGCTCAACATGGAGTACATACTCCAGGAGCTTCTGGTCCGGGGCCACGAGGTGACCGTGCTGCTGCCTTCGTGCTTCCTCATCCTCAACCGCACACAGCCCTCACCCTTCCAGTTTGAGGTTGTTGAGGTGCCGATCACCAAAAAGGAGATGGCTACCTTACTGGAAGAAGCTTTCTATTTTTGGTTTTACCAAGAGAGAGCACTACCTGTCTGGGAAAGTCTTTATAAGATAGCTCAACTAATGTACAAGCTGGAGAATgtaaccaaaataatttctgatgaaGTCCTGAAGAATGAGGTGCTGCTGGAAAGACTGAGGGGATCCACTTTCGATGTCCTCTTGGCAGACCCACTGGCACCCAGTGGGGAGCTGTTTGCTGAGAAGCTGGGTATCCCCTTCGTGTACACCCTCCGGTTCTCCATAGGCAACACAGTGGAGCGCCTCTGTGGGACACTCCCAGCACCTCCTTCCTACGTACCAGCGGCCCTAAGCCACCTAACAGACAGGATGTCCTTCCTGGAAAGGCTAAAAAACATCTTCAACTACACTCTGCAGGATATCATATATCATTACCTTTTCTGGGGAAGCTGGGATCAATACTACAGTGATGTTTTAGGTAAGGCTGCTGTTACTTCCAGAAGTTACATCTGCTGTACACACAAGAGTAAATACCCAGAGCTTAGAGGTTAAGGCACAAATTAGGAGCAAGACAGCCCTGAACTCCCTCCTTCCTCCAAAACTCCTGTGTCAAGTCAAATAATCCAGGCAAGTACAAACATTACCTGTTAATCCTGACCTGCTACGCTAGTAGAGCTAAGTCTGTACAGGTACTTCTAGGATAGGTAAAACAGTGCTAAAGCCACCTGAAACAGACCTCATCAGTCATATTCATAGATGAATAACAACAAACACTACGAACAGCAACATAATACTATACACCCGCCAAACACTAGTACTGAATTAAACCGTttgaagtagaaataaaaaatggttttggaaaGCTATACAACAATActaccttttttcccctagcaCCCTTCTTGCTTGCTAGCTTGTCTCAAAATGAGAGATAATGGCCTCCTCTGGTCTTTTAAAGGCTTGGGAGAGCAGCTGAGCCCCAATTTGCAGTGGTAAAAGGCCCTCAGCAGAGACAgggttctttgcttttctgaaagtgtctaaaagaaatattagaagatagttgtatttatttttaagttttttcttttttaaataatagttgcagtaattttcacatttttgctCTAAGTGATTATTATAATGCTTAAAAGGAAACAGGGCAAACATACATGCGTTGTTGGTGGGCAGACAAAATGGATTCTTATTTCAATATGAGACATTTATATTTCACTAGTAGGATGTAATTCTGCTAAGGGACCTAAGTTGTTAAGATATCCTGCTATTAGAGTACCTAGCTGTGTGCTTACTTGTGTTGCTTATCATGTTTGACAGAGATTAGAAAATCTTGTGCTGGCAGAAGCATGgtttgctgctctcctgctgtgtAAGCCTCAGAGTTGCTTGGATCTGGTGGTGTCTTTTTTATTGTTACATGTGGGGTTTAGCATTTAAGGCTCCATGTGCAATACCTGTTTTGTTAGCTATGTTAGCTTAGCTTTTCTCTACCCTGACTGTGATATGCTTTGATCTGGAATGTATACAGTCCTGAAGGAGGTGTGAAAGGAAGGGGCAAGCATCTCACAGAAATGGGGCAACATCCCAGCTCCTGCAGTGTATGCATgcaccttctctttctccttggaAAATCTTATTTAGGGTTCTTATTCTAGCTGCTTTCCTAGAGCTACCTAAAGGCTTTTTCAAGTGATGAGGTTGAAGCATGATGAAAGACTGCTTGCTCCATGGTCAGTCTAGTGAGGGGAGCTCATGTGGTGGCGCTGAGCTCCTGGAAGAATGCTCAGGCCCTCTTTAGACTCCATCTGAGCCTCATTCGCCCTCTGCTCAGGAAAGAGCAGCTGCCTGTTCTTTTCCCTGAACACATCAGTAGCACTAAGCATCTCCACTACATATGCAGGATACAGTCAAGAGAAGTCAGGTCTCTTGTCTTGGCAGTATCTGTCCTGGACTACATGGTATGGATACACCGATGGCAGTTTGCAGCATCTTCCCGAGAGAAGGCACAGAAGCAGCAAGGTGAACAAAACCTGTGCTCTtcacctcctcctgtttctctccTGGGGTGGCCTGATGCTGGAGTCATCTCTACCAGTACTGTGTCcttccagcagcagtgctgtgtgtCCACAGCATCTGATTATAGAGAGGACAGAACTAGAGCATCCTGTGGGCTAGTTGTGAATCACTGCAGGACATTTTGCACCTAGAAAATGAGCAGATAAAAATTGCAGGTAGGTTGGTTCTTACAGGGCAAAGAAGCAAATCTAGGCTGTAGTCAAGTGATAAGGTTCATCTTGTAGCTGTCAAAAAAGTCCCACGGGCTGCTCATGTGCTTTCCCTAGCCTGAGCTCCTGCTTGGTACAGGAATGTGTATCTTCACCTTGAAGATCTGGTATGAGGGTATACTGATTTTGGCTggaatagaattaattttcttcacagtagtttGCATGGggttatattttggatttgtgatgaaaacagtgttgataacacagggatgctttagttattgctgagcagtgtttatacagcatcaaggctttttctgcttctcacacttcTCCtcccagcgagtaggctgggggtgcacaagaagttgggagaggacacagccaggacagctgaccccagctgaccaaagggctatcccataccatgcAATGTTGTGCTCAGCAAAAAAAGCTGTGGCAGAGGGGGAAGTTTGCCAgggctgctgttgctcagggctggctgggcattggttggctggtggtgagcaattgttctTTTTGCATTACTTGTTCttcttgggtttatttttgggttttgcttATTAAGCTGTCtctatgtcaaccca encodes the following:
- the LOC142408692 gene encoding UDP-glucuronosyltransferase 2A2-like, whose product is MASCPLEQGSVTHVQPSLGALLPPVLVWPADNSHWLNMEYILQELLVRGHEVTVLLPSCFLILNRTQPSPFQFEVVEVPITKKEMATLLEEAFYFWFYQERALPVWESLYKIAQLMYKLENVTKIISDEVLKNEVLLERLRGSTFDVLLADPLAPSGELFAEKLGIPFVYTLRFSIGNTVERLCGTLPAPPSYVPAALSHLTDRMSFLERLKNIFNYTLQDIIYHYLFWGSWDQYYSDVLVLKEV